The Granulicella sp. 5B5 nucleotide sequence CGCCGCCATCTGCTCGGCGACACCGTCGCCAAACTCAGGCTTGAACCCTGCGGTATGCATCTCATCCAGCGCCGCCTGCGCCAGGTCAAACGGAACATGATGCGTCCCATCCGGGTGCCAGCTGCCAAACGGTGGGTGTCCACCCTCACCATGTTGTTCGTTCGTCTGATGTTGCCGATTGTGTTTCCCGTGGTCGTCATGCTTCCTGAAAGACATGCCCCGCAGACTACCACGCCAACGTTGTCGAATGTCTATTTCCTATGCCGTACGTCTTTCAGCGTAGTATGTAGGCACAAAGGAGACCTCCGAGGATGCCGGCATCGCATAGCTGTATCACATGCGCCATCCGTGGACCGCAGTGTTTCTGCACACTGCCGGCTCTGGACCTCCTTGATCTCGACACCATCGGTGCGCCGCACGACATCGCAGCCAATCAGACCGTCCTCCGCGAAGGTTACTCCGCCGATCGCGTCTACATCATCTGCAAGGGACGTATCAAGATCTCCGCGGCCTCTGAAGGCGGCCGCCTGCTTCTCGTCCGCATCGCCGGCCCCGGCGACGTCCTTGGCCTCGCTTCGATCCTGCGCACCACGAACCACAAGGTCACGGCGGAGACCATCGAACCCTGCCAGCTCAAATCCATCCCTCGCGCTGCCTTCATCGACTTCATGCGTGGCTCACCCGACGTCAGCCAGAACACCGCCCTCGCCGTCGCCCGCGAGTACGAGGCTGCGCTCCTCAGCGCCCGCCGCCTCGCACTCTCCACCTCCGCAGCCGGCAAGCTCGCCAGCGCTCTGCTCGACTGGGCCCGCATGAACCACATCCACAATAACGAAGCCCTCGAGTTCGCCATGCCCCTCACCCACGAAGAGTTGGCCTGCATGGCTGGCCTCTCGCGCGAGACCGTCACCCGCCTCCTCGCCCGCTTCCGCGTCGAGGGCCTCGTTGACCAGCAGGGTGAGCGCATGACCCTCCACGAACCCGCCAAGCTGCAGTCGCTCTACTGCTGACTCACGCCGCAGTGGCCTCGATAGGCTTGCCCTCCACATCGTCCGTTCGGTGGTCGATCCACTCATAGTCGTAGGCCTCATGCGTCACCAGCGGCACGCGGTCGAAGTTATACGTCGGCGGAGGGCTCGGCACGGTCCACTCCAGCCCATACGCCTTCCACGGGTTCCGCGCCGCAATCGGCCCGTACTTCAGGCTCCATAGCAGATACATCATCGACAGCAGATATCCCAGCCCCATCACCGTCGCACCGGCGGTCGACATCACATTCAGCATCTGCCACTCCGGCGGATACATCGCATACCGCCGTGGCATGCCCATATATCCCAGGATGAACTGTGGTCCGAAGGTAAAGAAGAACCCCACAAAGATCAGCAGTGCGGCCAGCTTCGCAGGCTGCTCCGGATACATCCTGCCGAAGATCTTCGGCCACCAGAAGTGCAGCCCGCCCAGGAACGCCATGATCACCGCGCCCACCATCACAAAGTGAAAATGCGCGACCACAAAGTAAGTCTCGGTCAGTTGCACATCCATGCCCGTCGCGCCCAGGAACACGCCCGTGCAGCCGCCAATCACAAACAGCCCTATGAAGCCCAGCGCATACACCATCGGCGCATCGAACCGGATCGACCCTTTGTACAGCGTCGCCACCCAGTTGAACACCTTGATCGCCGAAGGCACCGCCACCATCATCGTCAGCAAGCTGAACACCAGCGCCGAGTACTGGCTCACTCCCATGATGAACATGTGGTGTTCCCACACAAAGAACCCGAACACTGCAATCGCAACCGAGCTGAACGCAATCGCCGTGTATCCGAAGATCCGCTTCCGGCTGAAGCACGCGATCAGCTCACTCATCACCCCCATCGCCGGCAGCAGCATCACATACACCGCCGGGTGTGAGTAGAACCAGAACAGATGCTGAAACAGCAGCGGGTCGCCCCCCAGCCTGGGATCGAAGATGCCCACGCCCAGCAGCCGCTCAATCGCCACCAGCACAATCGCAATCGACACTACCGGCGTGCCCAGGATCATGATGATCGCCGTCGCATAGTTTGCCCAGACAAACAGCGGCAGCCGAAACCACGTCAGTCCCGGCGCGCGCATCCGGTGCGTCGTCACGATGAAGTTCAACCCCGTGAAGATCGAGCTGAACCCGGCAAAGAACGCCGCCAGCCCGCCCGAGATCACGTTCGTATTCACAAACCGCGTGCTCAGCGGTGTCGTAAACGTCCACCCCGTATCGAGGCCGCCGGCCACCACCGTATACAGCAGCAGCGCCGCGCCGATCATGTAGCAGTACCAGCTCAAAAGGTTGATCTTCGGAAACGCCAAGTCTCTCGCCCCCAGCATCAGCGGCAGAAGGAAGTTCCCCAGCACCGCGGGGATCGCCGGGATCAGCACAAAGAACACCATCACCACACCATGCATGGTGAACACCTTGTTGTAGGTGTCCATCGCCATCAGATCGCTGCCCGGCGTCAGCAGCTCCAGCCTCAGCAGCATCGCCAGCAGCCCACCCACCAGGAAGAAGAACGTCACGCCAATCAGGTACAACAGCGCGATCCGTTTATGGTCCTGCGTCAGCAGCCAGCTCTTCAGGCTATGGTCGACATTCAGATAGTTGTAGCTCTTCGTCGCCTGTTCCTGCTTCGGCGTGGCAGCCCCTTCCAGCGGCGCGGTCAAGGTGCTCATCGACCACCTGCCTTCAGCGCCAACGAAGCTGCCGCCACACAATGCGTCATCGCAGCTTGCGACACCGCCAGCACCGCCAACACAATCAGTGGCGGACACTCACTCCGCGTCGCATATCCCGTGCAAGTGCCCTTGCACTTGCACGCTTCCCGTGAACTCCCCGCCGCGCAAACACTCTCTTTCGTCGAGACCTCTGGCATGGACACCGACCTCCATCGCCATCCTCACGTCTCGTCCCGCTTGCGTCGGTGATTGCAATCACATCGAATTACGACCCACCCAGCAAAAAGAAGCCCTCCACTAAGCGTGCGAGCGACAGGCCCTCTTGCATTACCTGGCAATCCCTGCCCAGCTAACCCCTTGATTCAGAAAATCAGTCATGAAAGCAGCCGCATCAGCCGATGACTTCCACGAATCCGCACAGTGGCACCAAACATCGAACTATATGCACGAATACCGCACCAAAACTATCAACCCTATCGCAAACGGACTAGCATAATTAACGTCATGGCGCCCACCACCACCGCTGCAAAACCCAAGTCGCAACCGGCCTCCACCACCAAACCTGCTCCTGCCCGCGAAACCTCCGGCTCTTCGCGAGAGGCCCTTAGCTCTTCGCGAGAAGCTACCTTCGACATCTTCCGTCGCTGGGGCTACCTCCAGGCCTCGCTCGATCCCCTCGGCCAGTTCCTCCCGCCCGAGCCCTTCCCCACCGCGCCGCCGGACGGTCCCGACGCCGCCGAAGCCCGCAGCTACTACTGCTCCACCATCGGCGCCGAGTTTATGCACATCCCCTCGCCCGAGATCCGCGCCTGGATTCAGCAGCGCCTCGAGGCCCCCGCGCCCACCGCCGACCTCCTCACCGCCAACCGCGTCCTCAATGGCCTCATCCGCGCCGACGTCTTCGAGCAGGTCATCCAGCAGCGCTACCTCGGCACCAAGCGCTTCTCCCTTGAAGGACTCACCGTCCTCATTCCCTTCCTCGACCAGCTTCTCTCCACCTCCGCCGACCTCGGTGTCACGCACTGCCTCTTCGCTATGGCGCATCGTGGACGCCTCAACGTCATGGTCAACACCGTCGGCCGCAGCTCCTTCGAGGTCTTCGCAAAGTTTGAGGATGTCGACCCGCGCTCCACCATGGGCGGCGGCGACGTCAAGTACCACATGGGCGCCACCGGCACCTTCACCACGCCGAACGGCAAATCCGTAGAGCTACACCTCGCCTCGAACCCCTCGCATCTCGAAGCCGTGAATCCCGTCATCATGGGCCGCACCCGCGCCTACCAGACGCGCCTCGGCGAAGTCGGCATCCAGCAGACGCTCCCCGTCATCCTCCACGGCGACGCCGCCTTCGCCGGCCAGGGCATCACCGCCGAAAGCCTCAACCTCGCCACGCTCGAAGGCTACAACCTCGGCGGCACCATCCAGGTCATCACCAACAACCTGCTCGGCTTTAC carries:
- a CDS encoding cbb3-type cytochrome c oxidase subunit I; translated protein: MSTLTAPLEGAATPKQEQATKSYNYLNVDHSLKSWLLTQDHKRIALLYLIGVTFFFLVGGLLAMLLRLELLTPGSDLMAMDTYNKVFTMHGVVMVFFVLIPAIPAVLGNFLLPLMLGARDLAFPKINLLSWYCYMIGAALLLYTVVAGGLDTGWTFTTPLSTRFVNTNVISGGLAAFFAGFSSIFTGLNFIVTTHRMRAPGLTWFRLPLFVWANYATAIIMILGTPVVSIAIVLVAIERLLGVGIFDPRLGGDPLLFQHLFWFYSHPAVYVMLLPAMGVMSELIACFSRKRIFGYTAIAFSSVAIAVFGFFVWEHHMFIMGVSQYSALVFSLLTMMVAVPSAIKVFNWVATLYKGSIRFDAPMVYALGFIGLFVIGGCTGVFLGATGMDVQLTETYFVVAHFHFVMVGAVIMAFLGGLHFWWPKIFGRMYPEQPAKLAALLIFVGFFFTFGPQFILGYMGMPRRYAMYPPEWQMLNVMSTAGATVMGLGYLLSMMYLLWSLKYGPIAARNPWKAYGLEWTVPSPPPTYNFDRVPLVTHEAYDYEWIDHRTDDVEGKPIEATAA
- a CDS encoding Crp/Fnr family transcriptional regulator — translated: MPASHSCITCAIRGPQCFCTLPALDLLDLDTIGAPHDIAANQTVLREGYSADRVYIICKGRIKISAASEGGRLLLVRIAGPGDVLGLASILRTTNHKVTAETIEPCQLKSIPRAAFIDFMRGSPDVSQNTALAVAREYEAALLSARRLALSTSAAGKLASALLDWARMNHIHNNEALEFAMPLTHEELACMAGLSRETVTRLLARFRVEGLVDQQGERMTLHEPAKLQSLYC